Within the Flavobacterium sp. N502536 genome, the region TAAACTACAATGGTCTTTGGGCCGGATTAGGAGAGCCGGCTTCGCCAACTGCCTTTCATGGCAAAGATTTTCACATAGCAGGAAGCGATGCATCCGGTATAATCTGGGAGGTTGGAGAAGGCTTAAAAAACAATCCTGAATTTAAATTTAAAATTGGTGATGAAGTCATTGTTCATTGTGGTCAAACCTGCGGGATATGTCAGGAATGCAATGGAGGTAACCCTATGATGTGTGAATCACAAAAAATATGGGGCTACGAAACACCCTATGGTTCTTTTGCACAGTACACCAAAGTTCGCGCACAACAGTTACTGCAAAAACCAAAACACTTAACGTGGGCAGAAGCAGGAGGGTATATGCTGACTTATGCAACGGTATGGAGAATGCTTTACGGATTTGCGCCAAACGATTTGAAACCCGGAACCAATGTATTGGTATGGGGAGGAAGTGGTGGTTTGGGAGCGACAGCGATTCAATTGATTAAACTGGCAGGAGCAAATGCAGTTGCGGTTACTTCAAGCGATGAGCGTGGAGAAAAATGTCTGGAACTAGGAGCTGTTGGTTATATTAACCGAAAAAAATTCAATTGCTGGGGAACCTTGCCCAACATTAACAACAAAGAAGAATACAAAGAATATTTAAAAGAAGTGAGGAAATTTGGAAGTGCCATTTGGGACATACTGGGTAAAAGAGTAAATCCGGATATTGTAATCGATCATATTGGTTCACAAACACTTCCGGTAAGTACCTACGTGGTGAAATCAGGAGGAATGGTCGTTTTTTGTGGCGCTACCTCAGGATTTAATATGTCATTTGATGCTTCATTTGTCTGGATGCGACAAAAAAGAATTCAGGGATCTCACTTTTCATCACTCTTTGAATTGCATCAGGCCAATCAACTTATTTTACAGAAAAAGTTCCACCCCGTTATATCCGGCGAGTTTAGCTGGGACGAATTGCCATTAGCACATCAAAAAATGCTGGACAACAGTATTGAATATGGAAATGTGGTTATCAACCTCGCTTCCTAATAAAACACCATAAGATTATTTTACACCTACCAAAAACAGTAAAAAATCAGATTCACTAAAATAAAAAAATACTAAAACGTAACCTCCAAAATCTTTGTGATTCTGGAGGTTTTTTTATGCCCAATAATCACTATTGGGCATAATTTGTTTACTCAAATTATCGGGTTTTACAACAATTGTATTTTTTCTTCCTGAAAAAAAATTACCTTGGTAGTGAAAATAGAACCTGTTGCTGCAGACCTGTATGACACATGGTCTAGGGAGAAGCGGCGGGTAAAAAGGATATACCAAAAAAAGAGAGATAAAGATGAGATCACCAAATGAACTGTTATTTTTTTTTAGTGCCTTAGGGGCATTTAATGGTTTTTTACTTTCATTATATTTTGCAATCAATGCTAAAAAGAAAATTTTTGCGAACTATTTTTTATCCTTGTTGTTACTGGTTTTAAGTATCCGAATTATTAAATCGGTATTCTTCTATTTTAATCCTCACTTATCCAATACCTTCATTCAAATCGGACTTTCAGCCTGCATACTGATTGGTCCGTTTCTTTTTTTATACCTCAAATCCTACGCCCAAAATGATAAACCCAATTGGGTCAAACATGTAGTACCTTATTTGGGTATAATGACTGTTTTAGGAACCTTTTACCCTTATGTCGAACATCAGGCAATTTGGAGCAGAGGGATCGTAAGAGTCATCTATTTTCAATGGTTCCTCTACATCGTTTTATCTTTTAAATACATTCAGCCAATCCTTCAAAAAATCAGAGAGAAAGAAAGTTTAAAAAAGCTGGAAGTATGGTTTTTAAGCATCTATTTTGGAGTTGCATTTGTATGGTTTGCCTACACCTTTGCCGCTTATACCTCTTATATCGTGGGGGCTTTGTCTTTCACCTTTATTTTGTACCTGATCATTTTACTTTTAGTTTTCAGAAACAGTCAGGAAACTGTTTTTTTTCAGGAAAAAGAGCGATATAAAAATAAAACCATTGATGAGGAAACACTAGACTTAATCCGTCAAAAAATGACGATTATAGACGAAAAAGAACTGTTTTTAAACCCTAATTTCACTCTTGAAGAAGCAGCAAAAGAACTGAAAGTAACCAAACATACCTTATCGCAATATGTCAACGAAGTATTGGGTAAATCCTTTTCAAACCTGATAAAAGAGTACCGAATTGAAAAAGCTAAAAGTTTGTTAGAAACCGAAAAAAACTATACCATTGAAAGTTTAGGGTATGACAGCGGTTTTAATTCGAAATCAACTTTTTTTACTGCATTTAAAAAACAAACCGGTTTAACACCCACCGAGTATCAAAAACAGCACTCCAAATGAGTTCTAATTTATAGAATCATACTTCAGTTTTATAATCTAAACCCCATAAACTAAGACTATCCCGGACATTTGCATTCATTATTAATAACCTAACAATTTTAAAAATGAAAAAAGTGCTTTTGTTTATCGGATTAAGTTTATTGTTTTTTAAATCAAATGCCCAGAGTCAGAATGCTGATGACGATTGGAGTCTGATTCATAAAACGCTAAATCTCTACATTGATGGTCAGGCCACCGGCGATTCTGTTATGGTAGGTCGGGCCTTCCACAGTTCCTGGCAGCTGAAAGGTTTCAGAGAAAAAGAATTTATAGTAGTACCCAAATCGAAATATTTGGTAGGGTATAAAAAACGCGATGCCAGACCGGCTAATTGGTCGGGGAGAGTCGTTTCTGTTGACTTTACAAATAATGCGGCCAGTGCAAAAGTAGAGATTAGTACCGCAAAACTATTATTTGTAGATTATTTCAATCTGCTGAAGACCGATCAGGGCTGGTTTATTGTAGACAAAATTTCAACCCGTACCCCTCACAAAACGGTTGAAGCGGACGTAAAACCAAAGGAGAAATCATAAACGCAGACCCGATAATTTCCAGCAAAATGAACAATTTAATAGTTTTAATACTGGTTTTTACAGGCCTGTATTCACAAAGTTTTTATGCACAGAAAAATATCCTGTTCGTTACCTCCAATCAGGATTATTATGGACCTACAAAAATTAGCACCGCCAATCACTTTGAAGAAATAGTAGTTCCTTATGATGTCTTCACAAAAGCAGGTTACAAAGTTGATTTTATAAGTCCAAAGGGAGGAGCAATCCCTATTGGATATATCAACGCATCGGATAGTATTCAAAAAAAGTATTTGTACGACAGTTGGTTTATGAGCAAATTAGCGCATACCCGAAAACCGGATGAGGTTATGGCCAACAATTATGCTGCAATATTTTATAGTGGCGGAGGAGCGGCAATGTTTGGAGTAGCAGAAGATCAAACGATTCAAAAAATAGCAAGAGAAATCTATAGCAAAAATGGAGTTATCTCGACAATTTGCCACGGAACGGCAGGCATTGCCTACTTAAAGGGTGAAAATGGCGTATCACTTTATGCGGGAAAAAAGATCACAGGTTATCCGGACAAATTCGAACGTAAAGAGGCGGAATACTACAAAACATTCCCCTTTGCAATAGACAAAGCCATTACAGCCAACAAAGGCAGCTTTGTTTATTCCGACAAAGGCGGAGATGGTTTTTATAGTGTCGATGGCAGGTTTGTAACAGGGCAGGACCCGAGTTCCGCTCCAAAAGTGGCTAATGAGGTCGTAACATTACTCAGCAAAAACTTTAAAGAATCCAATGACACCCATACAAAAAGCGATTCAGATCAAATCAGGGAGGCGCTTCTGGATTATATTGAGGGTACTGCAAACGGTCAGCCGGAGCGCTTGCGAAAAGCCTTTCATCCCAATTTTAACTTGTACAGCGTTGCCAATGATACTTTGTGGATCCGTTCGGGAAAACAATATATCGCTGATATAAAAGTCGGCCAAAAATCAAATCGAATCGGACGCATTATTGCCGTCGATATCGAAAAAGATGCTGCAATTGCAAAAGCAGAAATAAAAGTACCAAACTGGCGCACTTTTACAGATTATTTTATACTGCTAAAATATGAAGGAACCTGGAAAATAATACATAAAAGTTACAGCTGGCTGACCACATCTAAAAAAGAATAACCTTAAAACATCCGCTAACAGCAGTCTGACCAGGTGGCCAATGCAATAAAAAAATAGTTTTTTTCGATTAAATACTTGGGGTAAATTTAAAAGTTAAAGATGTTGAAAGGGCACATTTGGCCAGGCTGTTAACTGTTGGTGGTAATAGAAATAGCAAATCCGAAATTTCTATTTAAAAAAAACAAATCAAAATAACCATCGCATTCCATGAGAAAACAATTCATATTTGCTATCGTTCTATGCGCGTTAGCGGCAATAAATACAAAAGCGCAAAACCATCACAAAAAAAGAATTGATGATTATATCGTAGAAATTAAGAAGCAGTATCATATTCCCGGTCTGGCCGTAGTAGTAATCAAGGAGGGAAAAATCATTCACAGAAAAAATTACGGACTGGCTAATATGGAAATGGGAGTTCCGGTAACAGACAAAACGTTATTCCCTTTATTTTCAACCACAAAAGTAATGTCGGTTGTGGCGGTCTATCAGTTAATCGAGCAAAACAAACTTTCATTAGAGAATAACATTTCAGATTTTTTGGATGATTTACCGGATCGTTGGCGAAAAGTAAAAATTAAAAACCTATTAACACACTCGTCGGGTTTGCCAGATATTGTAAATTATACAAACGATAACGAAGAAGAGGCAAAACAGAAAGTATATCAGGATACCGTCAAGTTTGCGGCAGGAAAACAATTTGATTACAACCAAACCAATTATTGACTTTTAAACCGAATATTTCAGAAAGTAATTGGAAAAAAATTAAGCGAATATATTATGGAAACACAGTTTGCATTGGTACAAAAAGACGTTGTTTTTGAAGGCAATAATTTAAAAGTAGTCGAAAACTTAACCTATGGTTATGTAAATACAACAAATGGGAATCCCGTTTTGAAAAGAAATTGGAATTTTCCTGAGTACGAATATGGCGCTGCGGCACTCAATTTAACATTGGATTCGTTTATAGAATGGAACAGGAAATTCGATGATAGCGAGCTTATCTCGGAGCAAACAAAAAGGCAATTATTGACACCATTTCAGTATGAAGTAAAGCGAGACTTTACCTATGGGCTGGATTTGATCAAGTTTAACGGGGAAGTATCGTATGGTTTTTCAGGCGGTGTATCAACAGCTTTTAGAAAATTCACCAACAAAAAACTGACCATAATTCTTCTGGCAAATGGAATGTTTATCCCCACAAATCAATTAAACGGAATAAACGAAGTTGTAAATAATATTGCCCGTATTGCAGCTGAATAAGTAAATCATTACAATACACACAGCATGAAGTGCTACAATCTCAAACTTACTTAGTTTAACCTTAACATTAAACCAAACTGCAGACTTACACCTCCGTAAAAAACAATTAGAGTAAATAAAAGGCCTTAAAGTGTTAGAATAGAAATGGATACAGGATACTTTTTTTAATCAATTATAAAAATTAAAACGACATCTCAATATTAATAAATTATTAAATGACCCGCTGATAAAAATATCGATATAAGGTTTATTATACTTTTGTAAGGGTCTTCTTTAACAGTTTAAAATTACGTTATGAGTTCTAATTTGCTAATTTGTTTACGTGCTGGTGATGATTCCAGCTTTAAAGAAATCTATGATCTGTATCACTATAAAGTATTTTGTTTTGTAAAAAAATATACTGCACAACTCGCCGATGCCGAAGATGTGACGCAAAATGTATTCATCCATCTTTGGAAATACAGAAACAAAGTAGATCCTGCTGTAGATTTAGAAGCCATTTTGTTTAAAAGTTCTAAGCAGGAGATTTCGAAATGGTATAAAAAGCAAAACAGAATTTTTTCGGTAGAAAATGATCAGTTAATCAAAGAACTTGATATTGTATCTGAAACAGAGGATGATATTACTTCAAAATTGGAGGAAATAGAACATCTTTTAAACCAAATACCGGCAAAAAGAAGAAAAATTTTTAGCCTTCACAAATTTGAAGACCGCAGCTATAAGGAAATTGCTGTAGAAATGGACATGTCCCAAAGTGCCGTTGCCAACCAAATTTCAAAGACATTACAGTTCCTTCGAAAAAATACTGTGAAAAACCATGAACTCTATTGGTTTGCATTATTTTTTATAAGCCAGTCAGAATTGGTTTCTTAATGCTGTCTTTTCCCCTTTCAAATCTTAATTTACTTCAAAATTAAAGAGACGATAATCTTCTGTTGGATTAAGAAAAGGTTAACAGTAATGTTGTCCCGTGATATTTAATAGATTGAAAATCTAATGTAGTTGAATCGATAAAATTCATACCTGATTTTTAAACATTAAATGTTAATTGTAAAATGAAATCCAGAAAATTAAGAGAAGAGTGGAATGCAATACCTAACAGAGGAATTCTTCCAAACGAAACTAAATCGCGTATGTGGGATAACATACGTATTGCAACAATTGACCGATATAAAAGCTTTTATAATTGGACAGCAGTTGCCTGTATTGTATTTATTTTTTCTATTACAAGTTATCAGATATTCACGCAAGTCAATAAAAATAAGATTGAAGTTGCCGTTACCAAAACATTCAATGACGATATCCGCCTTTTATGCTTGTCAGACGGAACGAGAGTATGGCTTAATGAAAATTCAGAAATTGGATATCCCATTCAATTTGCAAAAAATGAAAGGTTAGTAACTTTAAAAGGAGAAGCTTTTTTTGAAGTCAAACGTGATCCTTCCCGTCCATTTATTATCACATCAGGAACAATAAAAACCACTGTTTTAGGAACATCATTTAATGTAAAAGCATACGATGAGAACAAACCGGAAGTAAATGTGAGAACCGGTAAAGTACAGGTTGAAAGTTTGAAAAACACGGTTTTACTGGAACGAGGTGATAAGGCAGTTTATAGACCAGATAATTTGTTACTTCAAAAACAAAAAACAAATGTATTAGAACCCGAATGGAAAAAGGTTTTGATATATGTGGATGGATTGACCTTAGAAGAAGTTTTAACCAAACTAAAGACAGACCACCAATTTGAGGTAAATTACCTCACAGCTGATTTAAAAAATCTGACAATTAAAGGAACTCTTGATACCCGACAAGGTTTGTATGAGATGCTTCAAACCATTGCTTTTGCTCTCGAAATTAAAATCAGGTCGACGGGCAATAATACTTATTTAGTCAGCAAATAAGCCAACACAAATTTATTGAAAAACGATCGTCGCTCAAACAAGTATTCCAAACTTACATTTTTAGCGACAGGATGCCTGCTGAATTTCTGCAGCAACATTACCCTAATACAAATTAAATTAATTACATAAACTAACAATCATCAATTATGAACAATTGCATTTCCAGGCAATTTGCCTTTTGGATTTTATTTTTTGGTTTTTTTCTCGGAATAAACACAATTTACGCACAAACCGGAACAGTATCGGTTGATTTTAAAAATTCATCACCTCAAAAAGTTATCGATAACTTAAAATCCCGCACGCCTTATCAATTTGTCTATCAAAAGGATCTCGATTTAAGTTTACCTCTTGTTACCCTTAAAAAAGATAATGTTTCAATAGATGAAATTTTAAGTGATTTACAAACGCTGACAAACTTAAATTTCAGAAGAAATGAAAATAATATAGCCGTAAACAGTAAAGAATCGGCTAAAAAAAAAAAGAAAGGAAAAATCACAGGTAAAGTAGTAGATGTCAACGGACTTTCATTACCGGGTGCCAATATTAATGTTACCGGAATGGGTTTGGGAACACAATCAGACATAGATGGTAACTATATCTTAGAATTGGAACCAGGTGAATATACGATTGAGATTAGTATTATATCGTTTCAAACGCAAAGAATCACCGGAGTTAAAGTAAATGAAGGGGCGGAAACACCTTTAGTAGTTTCTCTAAAAGAAGATGCACAATCGCTTAACGAAGTAATTATCATCCAAGATTATAAAAAGGCAACAGCATCGGTTCAGGGAATGCTGTTACAGCAAAAAAAAGCAGCTCAATTCTCTGATGGAATTTCCTCAGAACAAATCGCAAGAACTCCGGATAAAGATGTGGGAAGTGCGCTAAAGCGTATAACGGGTGTAACAACGGTGGGGGATAAATACGTTGTGGTGCGTTCTATGGCAGAACGATGGAATCAGGCTGTTATGGACGGAATCACACTGCCAAGTACAGACGCTTATCAGCAAAACTTTTCTTTTGATATAATTCCGACTGCCATCGTTGAAAGTATTGTCGTGAGTAAATCTGCAACTCCCGATATGTATGCCAATTTCGCCGGAGGATATGTGGAGGTAAAAACCATGGATATTCCGAAGGAAAACTTCACCAATTTCTCTATCGGTACTTCTTATAATAGTGAAAGTACTTTTAAAGAAAGACTAACCAAAAAAGAAGGAGATCATGATTATTTGGGTTTTGATGATGGAAGACGCGATTATCCCACGAATCTGACGGCATTGGAAATACCAAAGACAGCAGCTGAATCAGGTCCTTTTATAGCGCAGTCCAAACAATTTACACAGGATAATTTTAGTACTTATAAAACCTATGGTGCCCCGGGAACAACGCTTCAATTTGGTATTGGACGAACGTATAAACTGAAGGACGATAACAAGTGGGGATTTGTAGGTTCCTTAATCTTTAAGAATACACAGGAAAAATTAGATATTGAACATACAGAAAGAGGGAATTATAAAAGTAATTCAGAGTTTTTGGCAGAAACGAAAAAGACGCCCTATTCTACTTTTACAAAATATGGGTTCAAGAATTCAGGAGCAAATTACAACTACAATTCCACTTTAGGCGGAATGTTCAATGCGGCAATACAATTGGGCAATCATAAAATTACAAGCCGTAATACCGTAATGCACATTTACAACAATCAATTGAATCAAATTGCAGGCTGGGACATTGGTGAAAGCACTTCGGATATTGTAAGCGGGAACGATCTGGGGTCTGTAACCGAATCTAATTATCCGGTTTACACCACTTTTATTCAGAATAAAATTGAAGGAAATCACAAATTCGACAAACTGGAAATCAACTGGTACGGTGCTTACGGAAACGTAACAAAAGATACCAAAGACGCGACATTTCTAGAAATCATGAAACAAAAAGTAGGAGACGATGAGTTACTTTATTATGATGTTTATAATGCCGGAGCAAGATTTCCTTTCAGCAGAAGTAATTTTACTAATGACGAGATCGATTACAATGCCGCGATTAATTTCAAATACTCTTTTGACTTTAGTGATTTTTTTACAAACGATATAAAGGCAGGTTATTTTGGAACCTATAAAAAAGCAACCAACCAACAGGAATCGGCAAAATTGGTTACCGTAGGTCAAACTTCCGACAGAGCAAAAATTTACGATCCTTTGACAAAATTTTTAGACGGATCCAATTATTATTACGGTGGTTTTGGCTGGCAGGATTTTGGAATTTATGGCAACAAATATGTTGGAGATGTAAAAATACATTCCCCATTTTTAATGCTCGATGATAAAATAAGTCGCTTTGCAAGACTGGTTTGGGGAGTAAGAGCCGAAAGTTATATTTATACACAAATTGAAAGTCAGTCTGAAACGCCGGATGGATTTTCAGAAATTCAGGGAGACGATAAAGTTTGGCAATTTCTGCCATCAGCGAGTTTAATTATAAGTCCCACCAATAAAACGAATGTAAGATTCGGTTACAATAAATCGGTTTTACGTCCTCAATTTGCCGAGCGTTTGACCATTCCGTATTACGACCCAATCCGTTCTGCTAAAATTTATAACTACACAGGAGGATTAGTTTCCAGTATTGCCAATAATTATGATTTAAAATTCGAATGGTTTCCTTCAGGCGGCGAGATTTTATCTTTTGGAGTATACCATAAAAAAATTGATGATCCGATTGAAGCTGTTGGTTATTTGAATCCGTCAGGAGTTAGGGATATCTATAATATCAATTCAAATAATGCCAAGCTTTGGGGTGTAGAATTAGAGTTTTACAAAAGTCTTTCTTTTTTGGGTGATGGCGAAATTTTAAAAGATTTATTTGTTTATGGGAACGCTTCCGTAAACGATACAAAAGTGACATCGTATGTTAATTTAGATGGAACAGGCGGACTTTATGAAGCCAACAGACCACTTTACGGGCAATCGCCTTACACCTACAATTTAGGTTTAGATTATGTAGGAGAACGTTTAGGATTTAGCCTTAGACACAATGCTATTGGCGATCAGTATATACTGGTAGGTTTTGAGTATTTCGCTGAGGAAATCCGCAAACCTTATGCTGTAACAGATGCTCAGGTGAGTTATAAATTTTTTAAAGAAAGAAACCTGGAACTAAAATGCAGCATGAAAAACATGTTTGATGCCGGTATCGAAACCTATAACAACGCCAACAGTTACAGTAAAATTGAGAATGTTCCCGACGGAACAAATCCAAGAGCGAGATTCAGTCTGGGAGCCGGTGCTACTACAAAATTTGATCAGGATATCGACAGAGAAGTATTTAAAGCTAAAAACGGAAGAACCATAAGTGTATCAATCAATTATTCGTTCTAAAATGGGTTTTTAGCGGCTCTTTTACTTCAAGTTTAACTGATATAGCGGGATGTATTAAGAAACCGTTAACAATAAAAAAAGACATGATATTTTGGTTTTTCAAAAGCTAATGTATGTAGTTGTAAGTCTCAGATTTCTTTTTTGTTTAGTGCATTAAACAAAGATGTAAAAATGAACTTTAAGATGTTCTTTTAAAAATACAAAGTTCTTCATTATAAGATAAGGTTTTAAAAGAATGGAAAGTAAACCTTTTACTGCGTTAAAAAAAACCTATGAGTAAAAAGACGGAATAATAGGTATAAACCCCGATGGTAAAGCGGGATCGTTTATTGAAAAAGTTCTTTACTAAAAAAAGAGAAAGACCTAAGGAGAGATATTTTGCTGCTCTCTCCAAAGGCCTAATTTGTAATAGCAGCAAATATAGCATTAATAAAATTATTATGAAAAAAATTTTTCTATGTGCAATGATAGCTCTGGCTCTGGGCTCTTGCCAAAATGATGATTCATCTGCTGATTCTTCTTTTTCAATGAAAGCTTCTGGTGCTGATTACACAGGATATCCGGCAACAGTACAAACTGTAAGTGGTGATATTACAACAAACACTACTTGGACTAGTGATAAAGTTTGGGAAATTGAAGGAGTAGTACGTGTAAAATCAGGGGCTACATTAACCATACAGCCAGGTACATTTATTAAAGCTAAACCATTAGCAGCTGGAGTTGCTTCAGGAGTTCTTGTAATTACTAAAACAGGTAAGATCGATGCTCAGGGAACTGAAACAGCGCCAATTATTTTTACAAGTTACAATTTATTAGATGGCAACGCAGCTACAGGAGCTACTCCGGGAGATTTTGCAGGAGTAGTTATTTTGGGTGATGCTCAGGTAAATAACGGTTCAGTTACTAACATCATCGAAGGATTAGGAGATCAGCCAACTGTTTCTGATTTTTATTATGGAGGTTCAAACAATGCTCATAACGGTGGAATCTTAAACTATGTTCGTATCGAATTTGCAGGACGTATTTTAGATGCTGCAACAGGAGTTGAAATCAACGGATTAACTTTAGGAGGTGTAGGTTCTGGTACTGTGATCGATCACATTCAGGTATCTTACGGAAGAGACGATTCATTCGAATTTTTTGGAGGAACTGTAAATGCAGGACATTTAGTTTCTTTTGCACCAGACGATGATAATTTTGACTTTGATCTTGGTTATACAGGAACAATCACAAAAGCTATTGCAATTGCTGACAGTAATTCTACACATAGTTTAAGCGGAGGAAATCCGGATTCTAATGGTATTGAGTTAGACAACAATGCTACAGGAACAGTTACAGCATTGATCACACGTCCGGTAATCAACCAATTATCAATTATTGGTGTAAGCTCAACTGTAGTAGCTGATTTATACGAAAATGCTATTCACGTGCGCAGAGCAGGTAACATAAGCCTTACTGATGTTACTGTTACAGGATACAACAGAGGAGTTAATTTTGAGTCTCCTTCATTGCCAGGTGGTTCAACGTATTCTAAAGTTTCTATTCACGGTTTTGACAATGTAGCATTACCTGTAGGAACAACTTTTACAGGAATTGGTACTGCAACTTCTACGGTGAACCCAGCTACAAAATGGGCCTTAACACAACCATTCTTTAATGATGGTGCGTTAAACCTTGGTGGAGCTACAGGAGCATTTAAAACAGAAGCTGCGTGGACTAACACATGGACTAAGTTTACAAATTTTTAATAAGAGGTTAATTAAAATTATACATGGGCAGAATATTTCTGCCCATGTTTTTAATACATAAAAAAATGAAAAAAACTATACTTTTATTTGTGCTTGCTTTTGTTTCTGCAGTTTCATCAGCTCAGGTTACCGTTTGGGAAGATAATTTTGATGATGCAGATTTAGCTGGCTGGACATTACTGGACAGGGACGAAGACGGAATAAACTGGATTGCCAGAAAAAATATAAACCTTGATGAAAGCGGAAGCGCGATAGTAGATGGAGAACACAGTATTTTAGGAAACTACCTAATGAATCTGGATGATTTAAGCACAGTAGTTCGTTTAGTGGAGAACTGGGCTATTACACCAGCAATAAATTTAGCACAACATTCCGGCAAAAAAATACAGGTGGTTCTAAATGCACAAACCAGTATTTATGATACTAATCAGGATCTATTAGTATACGGATCTACTTCAAAAGACCCTGATACATTTACACTTTTGAGTACCCTTAAATTACAAAGACAAACAGAACTTGAAGCAGAATTTAAGGACTACAGTGTCGATATTTCTCAATATGCCGGCGAATCGGTGGTATACCTAGCCGTATCCAATGTAGCAGACGAAAATCTGAATTTCATAGGTTTTGAAATAGATAAAATTTCAATTGTAGCAGGAGGAAATTTAGGAATAGGGGATCATATATTGGATAAAAACCGTTCATTTCTTGCAGAAAACCCTGTTAGAGAAAATTTAGAATTGCAATTGGCAGATCAATTTAAAGACAATAAAACCGCATTGAAAATTTATAATGCAGCAGGCAATCTGGTTAAGGAAGTAAATTACAATAACCAAAATATTTCTGTAGCCGATTTACCTCAGGGCTTCTATTTTCTGTTACTAACTAACGATACAAATTCGCAAACAATAAAATTTATTAAAAAGTAAAAAAGGGCAGTAGGTTTTATTCCTGTATTAAAATTGCTGCCTTACTAAAAAATAGCATATGAAAAATAAGATTGCAAAAGCATTTTTCCTTTCTGTTGTACTCGCACTTTTGGGTGCCTGTGCTAATGATGAGCTAACGCCTTATTACGATCAGAGAAAAAGAGAAATTGGTAAAATCGTTATACACGGTTATAACGCTTTAAGCGATTCCATTCAAATGACCGTAAATGGCAAATTGATTGAAATAGGAAACGAAAAAAACAATACAGCTTTCGTAAAAAAAATAGAAAAAGAGCATGACTTTGTTTTTTTTAATGATGAGGTAAAAACGTTGGTAGTCACCAATAAAAAAACGAGTCAGATCTTGGGAACTTACCTTTTTACAAACCGGACACCTGTTAGTTCTCTATATTTCTACGCTAAAGAAAATTTATGGATAGACGATGTTTCCTTTTTAAAACCAGGCACATTGAGCCAAACTGGATATGCGGGTTTTAAGTTTATATTTCCATCACTCAATAAATATTCAGGCAGTACCTATAAGGGCGCGTTGGATGGTATTATTAC harbors:
- the ccrA gene encoding crotonyl-CoA carboxylase/reductase, whose protein sequence is MEKLLLELESDTILKDLYEMDECPPIGHTPALMHAYVIRPENHGAPDQAFQQEIIATPKLGFNEVLVKVMAAGVNYNGLWAGLGEPASPTAFHGKDFHIAGSDASGIIWEVGEGLKNNPEFKFKIGDEVIVHCGQTCGICQECNGGNPMMCESQKIWGYETPYGSFAQYTKVRAQQLLQKPKHLTWAEAGGYMLTYATVWRMLYGFAPNDLKPGTNVLVWGGSGGLGATAIQLIKLAGANAVAVTSSDERGEKCLELGAVGYINRKKFNCWGTLPNINNKEEYKEYLKEVRKFGSAIWDILGKRVNPDIVIDHIGSQTLPVSTYVVKSGGMVVFCGATSGFNMSFDASFVWMRQKRIQGSHFSSLFELHQANQLILQKKFHPVISGEFSWDELPLAHQKMLDNSIEYGNVVINLAS
- a CDS encoding helix-turn-helix domain-containing protein encodes the protein MRSPNELLFFFSALGAFNGFLLSLYFAINAKKKIFANYFLSLLLLVLSIRIIKSVFFYFNPHLSNTFIQIGLSACILIGPFLFLYLKSYAQNDKPNWVKHVVPYLGIMTVLGTFYPYVEHQAIWSRGIVRVIYFQWFLYIVLSFKYIQPILQKIREKESLKKLEVWFLSIYFGVAFVWFAYTFAAYTSYIVGALSFTFILYLIILLLVFRNSQETVFFQEKERYKNKTIDEETLDLIRQKMTIIDEKELFLNPNFTLEEAAKELKVTKHTLSQYVNEVLGKSFSNLIKEYRIEKAKSLLETEKNYTIESLGYDSGFNSKSTFFTAFKKQTGLTPTEYQKQHSK
- a CDS encoding nuclear transport factor 2 family protein — translated: MKKVLLFIGLSLLFFKSNAQSQNADDDWSLIHKTLNLYIDGQATGDSVMVGRAFHSSWQLKGFREKEFIVVPKSKYLVGYKKRDARPANWSGRVVSVDFTNNAASAKVEISTAKLLFVDYFNLLKTDQGWFIVDKISTRTPHKTVEADVKPKEKS
- a CDS encoding nuclear transport factor 2 family protein, whose product is MNNLIVLILVFTGLYSQSFYAQKNILFVTSNQDYYGPTKISTANHFEEIVVPYDVFTKAGYKVDFISPKGGAIPIGYINASDSIQKKYLYDSWFMSKLAHTRKPDEVMANNYAAIFYSGGGAAMFGVAEDQTIQKIAREIYSKNGVISTICHGTAGIAYLKGENGVSLYAGKKITGYPDKFERKEAEYYKTFPFAIDKAITANKGSFVYSDKGGDGFYSVDGRFVTGQDPSSAPKVANEVVTLLSKNFKESNDTHTKSDSDQIREALLDYIEGTANGQPERLRKAFHPNFNLYSVANDTLWIRSGKQYIADIKVGQKSNRIGRIIAVDIEKDAAIAKAEIKVPNWRTFTDYFILLKYEGTWKIIHKSYSWLTTSKKE
- a CDS encoding serine hydrolase domain-containing protein, with translation MRKQFIFAIVLCALAAINTKAQNHHKKRIDDYIVEIKKQYHIPGLAVVVIKEGKIIHRKNYGLANMEMGVPVTDKTLFPLFSTTKVMSVVAVYQLIEQNKLSLENNISDFLDDLPDRWRKVKIKNLLTHSSGLPDIVNYTNDNEEEAKQKVYQDTVKFAAGKQFDYNQTNY
- a CDS encoding RNA polymerase sigma factor, which translates into the protein MSSNLLICLRAGDDSSFKEIYDLYHYKVFCFVKKYTAQLADAEDVTQNVFIHLWKYRNKVDPAVDLEAILFKSSKQEISKWYKKQNRIFSVENDQLIKELDIVSETEDDITSKLEEIEHLLNQIPAKRRKIFSLHKFEDRSYKEIAVEMDMSQSAVANQISKTLQFLRKNTVKNHELYWFALFFISQSELVS